AAAAATTGATATCAGTTACTAAGGGAGTTAATTTTTTTGGTTATTCCCTCTAGACTTTTTCACTTGCAATGAGATCTTTTATTTAAAACACCTTTTTAGATCTCATAATTGAAAGCGCTTAATAAATAGTTAATTTTAAATAATGCAAACCTTTTATGATCTATTACTTAGTTTAAAATATTTTATGACAATTTTAAAGTAATATTCTTTAAAAAATATACAAAATGATCAGATTAATCTTGTTAAGAAGCCTTATTTATTTTACAAATACACATATACATATATGAAACACGCCTAATATAGACGTGTTTTTTATTAATTTAAGCTGTTTGCTCAACTTGATCATCACTTTTTTGTTTTTCACCTTCTGAAATAATATATGCGCAAACGGCATCCCCAGTAATATTTAAAGAAGTACGTAGCATATCTAGTAATCTATCGACACCAATTATTAAGGCAATTCCATCAACTGGTAAGCCTACTTGCTTCAGAACCATTGCCAACATAATTAATCCCACACCGGGCACTCCAGCTGTTCCAATACTTGCAAGTGTAGCTGTTAAAACTACCATAAGCATTTGACTTAACCCTAACGGCTCGGCATAAACTTGAGCAATAAAGACGGTTGCAACAGCTTGCATAATTGCTGTACCATCCATATTTATCGTCGCTCCGAGCGGCTGTACAAAGCTGCTAATAGACTTTTTAACACCAAGTCTTTCTTGAGCCATTTTCATTGCAACCGGTAATGCAGCATTTGAACTGGAAGTACTAAAAGCTACCGACATGGCGGGGAAAAACTGTTTATAGAAATTTACTGGACTTGCTTTTCCTAATACTTTAATAGCAATTCCATACGTGATTACGCCATGTAGTATAAGTGATAAAATGACCGCTACCATATACATAACCATCTGACCTAATGCGTCTAACCCTGCTTCACCAACCGCTGAGGCAATGAGGGCAAACGCACCATAAGGCGCCGTTTTCATGATCCCATTAACTAGAAATATTAATATATCATTTGCCTGCTCAAATAAATTGCGAATTCCTCTTGTTTTATTGCCAAGCGCTGCTAATGCCACACCAATAAATATAGCAAAAGCAATTATTTGTAACATGTTTCCTGTGGACATCGCTTCAATTGGGTTCTTCGGGATAATTTGAACTAATGTATCCATAATTGGTGGAGCCGCTTCTTCTTTATAGGATACATTGCTTGTATCAAATGTTCCTGCTTTACCGGGCTCTAACACAACCCCTATTCCAAGACCAATAACAAGAGCGATAGCAGTTGTAATTAAATAAAATGCAACTGTTTTAATTCCTATTTTTCCTAATTTAGATGGATCTCCTAACCCAACGGTTCCCAGTACGATGGAAACAAACACGATTGGTACTACGATCATCATAATCAAGCTTAAAAATATTTCTCCAACTGGGTTCAATGCATACGTATCAATTGCAGAAAATACATTATTAGGCACAAAGGTTAAACCAACACCTGCAACTACACCCAATATTAAGGCAATCAAAATTTTCTTAGTAAGACTCATAAGCATCGTCCTTTCTTGTTGTTTAGTTGTTATGATACAAGTTAAATTGGTTGTTAAAAGCATAAAAAATAGAATAGTTAGAAAAGGACAAAAATTATGAATGCGCAGAATTTTCACTTAATATCCTGTAAGAAATCTTATAAATTCGCATAGTATACCTACTGTGCACATCATATTCTAATATTCACTTTTCCTTTTTTATCGGTTTTTAAACAACCATGGCATACGATTTTAGTAGATAGTGGAATCAAGAAATGAAATAAATTGCAGTTTTTTGTAAAGGTTAGGACAATTTTTTAGAGTTGCTTTTCTATTTTAACACTTTTTTTGCCGAATGAATAGATCTATTTTTTGGAAAACCTGTATTATTCATAATAAAAACACCTGTATTTCCACTTATTAAAAGCTGAAAATTCGTTGATTTTACTTAGTTTATCGACATTTGTTCACAATTGATCATATCCATAAAAATTTTTCAGCTTTGTTAAGTTTCACGTGAAACTATGATATATATTACAGTAAATTTATTTATCCGGCTAGGAAGAAAAGAATGATCACACATATACCTCTTATGTAAACATTAATAACTGATCCACTCCATAAATTCTCTTTTTTCAAATGGTTTAGAAGGTAAAATGGTAGAGCATGCGTATAAATAATTACATCTGGTTTGATTTGTTTAATTAAATCTCTAATTTTTTTCAAAAATAAGACTTCATAAATATAATAACGTTTTTTGCTTCGCTTTCCTTTTACTACAGCTTTATAAATTTTGCTATAGACTCCTGGAAGTTTATGAATACATTTTAAATAGATGGAGGAAGTGAACATTTCTACCTTGCTATAATGTGATAAAATTTCAACTTTTTCAGAATTGTAGTCATTTGATGATTGATTTAATGATTTTTTATAGTGTTGGCAACTTGATGATGTCCTGAAGGGATTTGTAAAAAAGGCATAAATAAAATCCTGTACATTTCACTTTCGTCTCCTTTTAGTTTTAGTTTGTGAAACAAAAGAATTTTGATTCCTTATACCTGATTTTCCCAGTAATAGTTGAACATCGTCTAATTAATAATAAAACTGTCACTTATATCATCTTGAGGGGTAATAGGATGAGCATTAACATTAGAAAAACCGGACTTTTTGTTTGGAATATCATTGATCCAATTTATTTCCATTTTACGCGTTTAGATTATGTTGAAAACAAATTTGGCAATCGGACAATTATGCGTGTCCGTTTAACAAAGTACAAAGGAAGAAAAGTAACGTTATCGGATGGTACAGAAATTAATAAAAATGATTTGCTTCTAAAAATTCATTTGCATAATATTAAAATATTAGGGCAAATCCAAGATTACGATAGTGAAGTTAGAAGAGCTTTAGCGATTTATAAGACTGTACAGGAATCACTCCCAGAAATCGCCCATTATATTCAAATAAAAGGGTATACGAATGAGATCAAGGGATTAATTGGTATTACAATGCTGCATAAAGGGTGTAAGAAATTAGGGTTTGAAATTTATTCTATTCATAACCGATACTACAAACTGTTTAAACAAGTAACTCTTTTACCTATTCATTTATTATCAAGCAATAAAATAAAGAAAAAAATACCATCCCCTATTTATTTATTCATGTCAAAGGATAGGCTATTTGAGAAATATAAGAGGGTTTAATGGAGCGCTAATCCCGTATTGAAAGACAGTAAGACGCCAATTTTGAGGGAATAGTCAACCTGTCCGTAGTACTTGAATCTTCAACTAATATTCTGTAGAGAAAAGTACTCTAGAATGAACTTCCACCTCAAACTCTATTATAAGATGTAGAGGAGGGGAAAAGATAATATATTTAATGATCGCAATTTTTACAGTACTAATAGGGTACATTTTATATAAAGGTTATAAGAATACACATTCGGTAGCTATCAATCATATTTAATTAGAAAAAGATTCTCCATCAACTAATTCCACTTCCTTCGTACTTCATATTTCTGATATGCAAATTGAAAAGTTATATCATTTACACCAGAACACTTATTTACGGATTTGAAAATCGACCAATTGATCTTATTGTCTTGACAGGGGATTTCCTCGATCGAACGAAGGCTTCCAAAGCTTGTTCCGTATTTAGAAGCTCTAAATAAGTTGAACCCTGTTTATGGGCTCTATGTTTTTTTCGGCAATCATGAATATGTTTTGCACGATTCAAATTTTAATCAGTTAAAAGAATTATTAAATGAACATGGATTTAAAACGATGCAAAATGTGCATGATAGTTAGAGATTGACGGAAAACGTTTAAATATCATTGGGATTGATGATTTTAGCACAAATCGTAGTAACATAGATAAATCCCATGAGAAAATACAAAAAGGTTACATTTAGTTCTAACCCATAACCCGGATATCGTTCTCACCATACTAGACCATTATTTTGACTACCTTTTGTCTCGCCATTTTCATGGTGTACAAATACATTGCCCTAAACCATATTACCTTGTGAAAATGGCGAAATTAGTTCGAATGACATGGTCAAAAGATTGGAGTAACACGATGGTCGACCATTTTATATAAATGATGGACTAGATCAAACAGGAGTAAACATACGAGTTGGAAGCCGTACAGAAATTACCTAGCACGATTTTGCAACTACATGCCGAGGTAGAAGAGAATAACGTAAGAATTAAAAAGAAGCTACAATAGAGTTTGTGAATCATCGTTCGGATTTTTCTTTGACTATACCACTTTTGTCCCAGTCTCTTTCATAATGTGTTTTAAATGGATGGTAACACCTGAAGAGACGTGATAAGTTACTTTCTATTTCAAAACTGCATATTTTGATTATTATCTTCCATTACTTGCTCCTTCTACAATTCATTCGTAAATTATTGATTATCTTGGTTGTCCATCATATTCTGTAATGGTTTGGTTAATTGTTGAACGTTTTGATTATTTAGCGTGTTCGAAATAGTTTGAGGTAATTGTTGAAATGTTCCATTTTGAATTCCTCTTGTAATCCCATATATCACAGCTTCAGCAGCTCCAATTGTAAGCAGTAAAGTTATCATGCCACGGTTATTAACCGCATTCACTATCCTTCATACATTGTAATCAATTGATTCTAAGATTCCTTTTAGAATTGATTTTAGTTTTTATAAGTCGGTTTAAAAATATTCGGTCCTATGTTTTCTATATTTTCGTATCTATATGAAGTGATTGGGTAAAATGATGAATAATTACTTTTATTCAAATGAGGAGGTGCGCTTTTTTGATACTTAAGGTTATGACGTATAACATTCACCATGGTGTGGGTACGGATAAACAACTGGATTTGTCAAGAATTGCTGAAGTAATCGAAAAAAGTGATGCGGATATTATTGGCCTTAATGAAGTTGATAAACATTTTTCGAAGCGAAGCAACTATGAGGATCAAATTGGCTTTCTTGCCAATGAATTACATATGAACAAGGCTTTTTCTCCATCTGTCTCTTTAAAAACAAACGCGTCATCCTCCTCGAAAAGACAGTATGGAAATGCACTTTTATCCAGATATCCAATCATTTATCAAGAAGTTTTTCATTTTAATTTTATTTCAGGCCTTGTTGAAGGAAGATCACTTTTGGATACATCAATTCAAATAAATAATAAGCCAATAAAGGTTTATGTTACCCATTTGAGTGTTAATCCCTATCTTTATCATCTACAAACCAGTTACATGAAGCAAGTTATTCATAAAAAGTCTCAGCCGGTAGTCATGATGGGAGATTGGAATATGAGACCTGGATCAAGAGGGTGGAGGAAAATTCATCATACATACAAGGACGTATGGTATGAAACGAATTACAGACATGGATACACATTTCCTTCTCACCGTCCGAGATGGAGATTGGACTATATTTTTGTTAACCGAAAAATGGAGATTATCGAAGCAGAAGTCGTGAAACATCTACCACAAGCTTCTGATCACTTACCATTAAGAGCCCAGCTTCGTATTTAAGTGTTATTTTATCAAGTTTTTCTAATTATTTTTTTCAAGTATTCCATAATAAGAAAAAACTTCTGTTGAAAGGATAATTAAATATGACTTCAAAAGAATCACAACAAAAAAGAGTTATTCTCCTTATGATTGATACCTTGATAGATGATTCCATTCAAGCATCTATAGAAAGAGATAAGGTTCCTGCTTTAAAATTTTTTATAGAACATGGGTATTATTACCCGAATGTTGTTTGTCCTTTTCCTACGATGTCTGTGAACGTTGACAGTACACTGTTAACAGGCGTATATTGTGATAAACATAAAGTTCCAGGATTAGTTTGGTTTAATAAAAAAGAAAACAGAATTGTGAATTATGGCAGCAGCAGTAAAGAAATGTTTAAACTTGGAATCAGGCAAATCGTTTTAGATACGTTTTATAATTTAAATCACGAACATTTAAACAGAGAAAAACTCACTATTCATGAGTCATTAAAAGAGAAGGGATATCAAACGGCATCTATAAATACACTATTATACAGAGGAAGTACGAAACACAAATTGAAAATTCCATTCGTTTTATCTTACTTAACAGTTATGGCTAAAGAATTAACTACAAATGTACCTGATATTTTTTCATATGGATTACTTGCTAAACGAACTTCCTTAGCTAAGAATTTGTTTGCTCTAAAAAAGTACGGGTTTAACGACAAGTTTTCCGTGAATGAATTGAATCACCTTATTAGTAATGATAATCTACCGCCTTTTACCCTTGTTTATCTTCCCGATTTTGATCAACGTGTACATAAAAATGGAAGAACAGATATAAAAGGACTTCAGAAAGTCGACAAACAATTACAGCGAATTTTAAATAAGTTTGATTCGTGGGAGGAGGCACTTGAAAATAATATTTGGATTATCCTTGGTGATAATGGCCAAGCAACGATGAAGAAAAATCGGAAAAAAGCTTTAATTCATTTACATGAGCTATTAGCAGATTATCAAATTGTGAAGTTGAAAAGAGGTGTCACCTCTGAAGATGATATTGTACTTGGGGTTAATGAAAGAATGACTTATATATATTCTCTTCAACCAGAAAAGGTTCCTTTAGCAGACATTGTAAGCCGATTGAAGCAAGATAAACGAATAGACGTCATTGCCTTTCAAAACGGGGAAAAAATAACTGTTTTGTCAGGATTATGTGATGGAGAACTTCATTTTCATCCGGATGGAGATCTTACGGATGATTATGGACAATCCTGGTTTATTGAGGGAAATTATGAGTTATTAAATATAGAAATTCGCAATAAAAAACTCATCTATAAGGATTATCCAGATCCGTTAGCAAGATTGTATGCTTCCCTTCATTCACATGATGGGGATTATATCGTGGCTAGCGCAAAACCTGGCTATGAATTTAAAGGGGAGGGTTCTCCGACTCACGTTGGCGGTGCTAGTCACGGAGGATTGCATAAACAGGATTCACTCGTTTCCATCATTATCTGCGGAACAAATTCCACCCCTAAATATTTGCGAACGGTAGATTTGAAAGAATGGATTGAGTCATTAGTTTAGCTATAAAACAAATAGAGTAGATGGAGATATCATAATTTTAAAAGGAGTTTCCCCTATGATTTCTCCATCTCCATGTGCTGTCATCGGTGGATTAGACATTATTTTTAACTGTTTTGCTTTTAGTATGGTAACAGATGGATGAGTTACGTGTTTTCCTTTGAAAACAGAAGGAAATATCCGTAAAAGCTGCCATCTTGATATTTCTTTCACAATACAAATATCAAAAAGCTGATCGTCATTTTTTGCGTTAGGGCAAATCATCATTCCTCCTGCGTAAAATGGTGAATTTGCAATGGCGATTAACCATACATTTTGATGTTTAGCAAGCTTTTGATCAATCTCCAAGTCGATATTTGTCGGCTTATAGTAAAATAAAACCTTCAGTACATTAACGATATAGGAGATACTGCCCATTCCCGCTAAATTCAGGATTTTTTTGTTTTGAGATTGATTGGTCTGCTGGGCTACTTGTCCATCAAAACCAATACCTACAATTGTAGCAAAGAACTTATTGTTAATATTACCAACATCGATGATTTTTTGTTCCCCTTTTAGGACTCTTTCCAATGCTCTTTCATATTGGAGTGGGATACCCATTCCTCGGCAAAAATCATTTCCTGAACCTGCAGGAATAATTCCCAGTGGGATCTTAGAACCTACTAGTCCATTAATGATTTCATGTACCGTGCCATCCCCGCCAACTGCAATAATCGCTTTTACATCTTTTTTTTGTATGATTTCCTTTACTAATTCTGTTGCATGATGTGGACGTTCCGTAATAAATACATCAAAATCAATTTGGTTTTCTTGAAGTAAATTTTTGATTCGATACCAAATTTTTAAGGCCCTGCCACTTCCTGAAAGTTTATTCACAATAAAGTAATACAATTTCATCACCTATTTTAGTAATTTTTAACAAATATATCCTTTATTTTTCATAAATATACTAATCTTCTTTGAGTTATTCTTTATCTGGTATGAATACATGAAGATAATTTGGAAGAACCTCAAATTCCGTACTGTATACATCCACTTGATCTCCATCCAGATTTACAAATAAGTTATCAGGAATGGAGAAAGATGCTGAATGAACCTTGTAATAATCTAAAGGTGCAACGGTTTCGGTAAGATGAAGCATTTTAGCGAGTAAGGCAAAAAGTAGTTTCAATCGATTCGTATTTTTGCATGTAAAAAGGTGGAAATAACCGTCATTAGCGTGTGTTGTCGTATTGATAATTCGTTCTAAAGGTCCAACAGAATTTCCGTTCATAATTAAAAAAATAGAAAGATCCGACAGTTCCACGTGAGGAGAAACACGGATTGAAATTTCTCCAGGTGGTTTTGTCAGCAGTAATGTTTTTATAAAGTAAATACTATAAGCTAACTCACCAAAGTAGGATTTAAGTAAAGGTGAAGTTTTATATGTAATATCTGTTAGCCAACCGGCTGCTGCAATGTTAGCAAAATATTGATTGCCAAACTTTCCGATATCAATACTTTTGGTTTTCCCTTTTTCGATAACGGATACGGATTCTTCGATGTTAGAAGGAATACCAATGAATTTTGCAAATTCATTACTTGTCCCAAATGGGAATATCCCGACAGTCGGTCTATATTCCTGTTCCGCTAAATGC
The window above is part of the Virgibacillus proomii genome. Proteins encoded here:
- a CDS encoding dicarboxylate/amino acid:cation symporter yields the protein MSLTKKILIALILGVVAGVGLTFVPNNVFSAIDTYALNPVGEIFLSLIMMIVVPIVFVSIVLGTVGLGDPSKLGKIGIKTVAFYLITTAIALVIGLGIGVVLEPGKAGTFDTSNVSYKEEAAPPIMDTLVQIIPKNPIEAMSTGNMLQIIAFAIFIGVALAALGNKTRGIRNLFEQANDILIFLVNGIMKTAPYGAFALIASAVGEAGLDALGQMVMYMVAVILSLILHGVITYGIAIKVLGKASPVNFYKQFFPAMSVAFSTSSSNAALPVAMKMAQERLGVKKSISSFVQPLGATINMDGTAIMQAVATVFIAQVYAEPLGLSQMLMVVLTATLASIGTAGVPGVGLIMLAMVLKQVGLPVDGIALIIGVDRLLDMLRTSLNITGDAVCAYIISEGEKQKSDDQVEQTA
- a CDS encoding MGDG synthase family glycosyltransferase gives rise to the protein MYAFFTNPFRTSSSCQHYKKSLNQSSNDYNSEKVEILSHYSKVEMFTSSIYLKCIHKLPGVYSKIYKAVVKGKRSKKRYYIYEVLFLKKIRDLIKQIKPDVIIYTHALPFYLLNHLKKENLWSGSVINVYIRGICVIILFFLAG
- a CDS encoding YkoP family protein, coding for MSINIRKTGLFVWNIIDPIYFHFTRLDYVENKFGNRTIMRVRLTKYKGRKVTLSDGTEINKNDLLLKIHLHNIKILGQIQDYDSEVRRALAIYKTVQESLPEIAHYIQIKGYTNEIKGLIGITMLHKGCKKLGFEIYSIHNRYYKLFKQVTLLPIHLLSSNKIKKKIPSPIYLFMSKDRLFEKYKRV
- a CDS encoding diacylglycerol/lipid kinase family protein, producing MKQFRVIVKRGVTLNKQALMIYNPVSGKKKNHKYTDMLIKKLNDIGYEITVHSSIEMKQNGNAIREACENNWDAIFIAGGDGTINDTLQHLAEQEYRPTVGIFPFGTSNEFAKFIGIPSNIEESVSVIEKGKTKSIDIGKFGNQYFANIAAAGWLTDITYKTSPLLKSYFGELAYSIYFIKTLLLTKPPGEISIRVSPHVELSDLSIFLIMNGNSVGPLERIINTTTHANDGYFHLFTCKNTNRLKLLFALLAKMLHLTETVAPLDYYKVHSASFSIPDNLFVNLDGDQVDVYSTEFEVLPNYLHVFIPDKE
- a CDS encoding endonuclease/exonuclease/phosphatase family protein, yielding MILKVMTYNIHHGVGTDKQLDLSRIAEVIEKSDADIIGLNEVDKHFSKRSNYEDQIGFLANELHMNKAFSPSVSLKTNASSSSKRQYGNALLSRYPIIYQEVFHFNFISGLVEGRSLLDTSIQINNKPIKVYVTHLSVNPYLYHLQTSYMKQVIHKKSQPVVMMGDWNMRPGSRGWRKIHHTYKDVWYETNYRHGYTFPSHRPRWRLDYIFVNRKMEIIEAEVVKHLPQASDHLPLRAQLRI
- a CDS encoding diacylglycerol/lipid kinase family protein, which codes for MKLYYFIVNKLSGSGRALKIWYRIKNLLQENQIDFDVFITERPHHATELVKEIIQKKDVKAIIAVGGDGTVHEIINGLVGSKIPLGIIPAGSGNDFCRGMGIPLQYERALERVLKGEQKIIDVGNINNKFFATIVGIGFDGQVAQQTNQSQNKKILNLAGMGSISYIVNVLKVLFYYKPTNIDLEIDQKLAKHQNVWLIAIANSPFYAGGMMICPNAKNDDQLFDICIVKEISRWQLLRIFPSVFKGKHVTHPSVTILKAKQLKIMSNPPMTAHGDGEIIGETPFKIMISPSTLFVL
- a CDS encoding alkaline phosphatase family protein encodes the protein MTSKESQQKRVILLMIDTLIDDSIQASIERDKVPALKFFIEHGYYYPNVVCPFPTMSVNVDSTLLTGVYCDKHKVPGLVWFNKKENRIVNYGSSSKEMFKLGIRQIVLDTFYNLNHEHLNREKLTIHESLKEKGYQTASINTLLYRGSTKHKLKIPFVLSYLTVMAKELTTNVPDIFSYGLLAKRTSLAKNLFALKKYGFNDKFSVNELNHLISNDNLPPFTLVYLPDFDQRVHKNGRTDIKGLQKVDKQLQRILNKFDSWEEALENNIWIILGDNGQATMKKNRKKALIHLHELLADYQIVKLKRGVTSEDDIVLGVNERMTYIYSLQPEKVPLADIVSRLKQDKRIDVIAFQNGEKITVLSGLCDGELHFHPDGDLTDDYGQSWFIEGNYELLNIEIRNKKLIYKDYPDPLARLYASLHSHDGDYIVASAKPGYEFKGEGSPTHVGGASHGGLHKQDSLVSIIICGTNSTPKYLRTVDLKEWIESLV